The genomic window GGGGGCAGACAGTGAATGTTAAATGTAGAAAAAACTGCTTTCTCATTCACGGTTTGCCTCTAATCTATACCTTTGTAATTTATCAAATATCACATCTGCTTTTTACTGAATATACTTTTTGGCTATAGTTTCGTCATTTTTTATCAAACCTGAAAGGTTTAAATTTTACATAACCACAGGTGAAACCTGCGGAAATGAACACCTACCACATCTCAACCCTGAAAGGGTTGAATTTGAAACAATGATTTAAAATTCGACCCTTTCAGGGTCCTAATCTTTACCCACAAGTTTTACTGGACTAATGTTACATTCATTCACAATTCGCAATTCACCATTGCCCATTCACAATTTTTTCTCTATCGTCCGTATGCTGGAACTGATGATTTTTGAAAGCTCATCACATTCTTTGACCACGTTCAATAGTTGATTCAATCGTTCCTGAATATCATCCCCTTTCGCCATTTATAAATCTCCTTAACTTTCTCATTCACAATTCACAATTTCTTCCCTAAATCTCTTTAAAATGGTGAATGGTGAATTGTCAATTGTGAATTATCACTCTTCACGCTGCCCAGTAAAAAATGTGGGACATGATTAGCCGCCAGCGGGGGACAGCCTACCTCCGTTACTTCACCATGCCACCATCGCCTTCTCTTTATTCCAGTTATGGGTAAGGATAAGTCTTGAGAGGGGGAAAAATGTAAAAAAGTAAAAAAGCTAAAAGGTAACTGTCCTGGCTACACGAAACCCGAAGTCGTAGTTACGGTAGTACGGGTAGTTGTAGTCGCGATAACTACCGCGGAAGATCTTCGTGTCGCTGTTGCCCCACGACGCGCCACGCAAAACACGGTCCCCGCCACTATCAGGTTGTTTGAAATTACCGCTTTGATACCTCCTGTACACATTGCTATCCAAGGTATCCTTGCACCACTCCCAGAGATTACCACTCTGCTGGAATGTCCCAAATGGGCTTACTCCCTCAGGATGCTTGAAAACAGGCTCAGTGCTCCCGGTAGGACCTCTCTGTTTATCCCAACATACCCTTCTGCCATTTTCCCAATCATTGCCCCAGGGATACCGAAGTGCTTCATATCCTCGTGCTGAAAGCTCCCATTCAGCCTCTGTAGGCAGCCTGAGCCCTGCCCATTGGCAATAAGCGTTTGCATCCTGCCAGTTGACATATCGGACTGGATGCTCATCAGGGTCATCCTGAGCCCGTCGAAGGATGTCGCTGTCTGCATTATATCTTGTCTCCTGCACAAACTTTTTGAACTGACGGACGGTGATGCAGGCAATAGCGATGTAAAACGGCTCAACATAGTGAAGATGCCTGGGCTTTTCCTCATCAGAAGCCTTCCTAT from bacterium includes these protein-coding regions:
- a CDS encoding SUMF1/EgtB/PvdO family nonheme iron enzyme, which translates into the protein MNSKIDRIPLYLINPKDSTELVLVPGGWFWMGAGDDDRKASDEEKPRHLHYVEPFYIAIACITVRQFKKFVQETRYNADSDILRRAQDDPDEHPVRYVNWQDANAYCQWAGLRLPTEAEWELSARGYEALRYPWGNDWENGRRVCWDKQRGPTGSTEPVFKHPEGVSPFGTFQQSGNLWEWCKDTLDSNVYRRYQSGNFKQPDSGGDRVLRGASWGNSDTKIFRGSYRDYNYPYYRNYDFGFRVARTVTF